In Sporosarcina sp. PTS2304, a genomic segment contains:
- the rsgA gene encoding ribosome small subunit-dependent GTPase A produces the protein MAVGQIRKAISGFYYVEHDGELVQCKSRGVFRLKKINPLVGDIVTYVPDGENDATITDVHPRKSELVRPPIANVDQVLLVFSVVEPDMSLRLLDRFLTVIESHGLDPIIYVSKEDLANQQTLETNEINLAYYQKIGYTVLRNIGNEEPLLEVLRPYFTDKTTVLAGQSGVGKSTLLNTILPELQLKTGVISDALGRGKHTTRHVELIEVAGGLVADTPGFSSLDFEHIEKEDLKEYFLEISEAGENCRFRGCLHVKEPGCAVKAQVEEQIISEGRYKNYLLFLQEIMDRKPRYN, from the coding sequence ATGGCGGTAGGCCAAATTAGAAAAGCAATTAGTGGCTTCTACTATGTAGAGCATGATGGAGAGTTAGTTCAATGTAAAAGCCGTGGAGTGTTTCGTTTAAAGAAGATTAACCCGCTGGTCGGAGATATCGTAACGTATGTACCTGATGGTGAGAATGATGCGACAATCACAGATGTTCATCCACGAAAAAGTGAATTGGTTAGACCGCCAATTGCTAATGTCGACCAAGTTCTGCTTGTCTTTTCAGTAGTAGAACCTGATATGAGTTTACGCCTGCTGGATCGTTTTCTGACGGTCATTGAATCTCACGGTTTGGATCCGATAATTTATGTTTCAAAAGAAGATTTAGCCAATCAACAGACGTTAGAAACCAACGAAATAAACTTGGCGTATTATCAAAAAATCGGCTATACAGTTTTACGTAATATCGGAAATGAAGAGCCGCTGCTAGAAGTGCTACGTCCCTACTTTACTGATAAAACTACTGTGTTGGCCGGTCAATCAGGTGTCGGAAAATCGACGTTGCTTAATACGATTCTCCCTGAACTACAGTTGAAAACAGGTGTGATCTCAGACGCACTCGGACGCGGTAAGCATACGACGCGACATGTAGAGCTGATTGAAGTAGCGGGCGGGCTTGTGGCTGACACACCTGGCTTTAGTTCATTGGATTTTGAGCATATTGAAAAAGAAGACTTAAAAGAGTACTTTTTAGAAATCTCAGAGGCCGGAGAGAATTGTAGGTTTAGAGGTTGTTTACATGTGAAAGAGCCGGGGTGTGCTGTGAAAGCCCAAGTGGAAGAACAGATCATATCTGAAGGACGTTATAAAAACTACTTGCTATTTTTGCAAGAAATTATGGATCGAAAGCCGAGGTATAACTAA
- the rpe gene encoding ribulose-phosphate 3-epimerase: MIKIAPSILAADFSKLGEEVKEVEKAGAELIHIDVMDGHFVPNITMGPIVVEALRPLTTLPLDVHLMIENPDAYIEEFAKAGADYITVHVEACRHLHRTLQLIKSTGAKPGVVLNPHTPVEHIMHVLEELDMVLFMTVNPGFGGQSFIESVIPKVKQLSGIIAERGLSIEIEIDGGINEETIKPCVEAGATIFVAGSAIYSKTDRAQALQAIKSAGESVMKR; this comes from the coding sequence ATGATTAAAATTGCACCGTCTATTTTAGCAGCAGATTTTTCAAAATTAGGGGAAGAAGTGAAAGAAGTAGAAAAGGCAGGAGCGGAACTCATTCATATTGATGTAATGGATGGCCACTTTGTACCTAATATTACGATGGGTCCTATCGTTGTAGAAGCGTTGCGCCCGCTAACAACATTGCCACTAGATGTTCATTTAATGATTGAAAATCCTGATGCATACATTGAAGAATTTGCAAAGGCAGGTGCAGATTATATTACTGTACATGTAGAAGCATGCCGACACTTGCATAGAACATTACAATTGATCAAATCAACTGGAGCGAAACCGGGTGTCGTATTAAATCCCCATACACCTGTTGAACATATTATGCATGTCCTTGAAGAACTAGACATGGTGTTGTTTATGACAGTCAATCCAGGGTTTGGAGGTCAATCGTTCATTGAGTCCGTTATTCCGAAGGTCAAGCAACTGTCTGGTATTATTGCGGAGCGTGGACTGTCGATTGAAATTGAAATTGATGGCGGAATTAACGAAGAAACGATTAAGCCTTGTGTAGAAGCGGGGGCGACTATATTCGTAGCGGGTTCTGCTATTTACAGTAAAACAGATCGTGCACAAGCGTTGCAAGCCATTAAATCTGCTGGGGAGAGCGTGATGAAAAGATGA
- a CDS encoding thiamine diphosphokinase — MKYAIVCAAGPIEEVVDLSEYDHEDTIYIGVDRGALYLLEKGIEPHEAVGDFDSVTEEQFEQINSTVKHVQRVHEEKDETDTELAVKRALTYDPDYIVLTGVTGGRLDHLQSALHLLYRMQSDNRKVKFKIHNSTNDIRVMLPGVRRVKKDEKYPYTSFFSFGPEVTGLTLTGFKYETVNEKLEIGMTKFTSNETVADVCTISFRTGICLMVRSSDS; from the coding sequence ATGAAATACGCGATCGTATGTGCAGCTGGGCCTATTGAGGAAGTAGTGGATTTGTCGGAGTATGATCATGAAGACACGATTTATATAGGTGTTGATCGTGGAGCTTTATATTTACTTGAAAAAGGTATCGAACCACACGAAGCAGTAGGGGACTTTGATTCTGTAACTGAAGAACAGTTTGAACAGATTAATTCAACCGTGAAACACGTCCAACGTGTACATGAAGAAAAAGATGAAACTGACACGGAACTAGCTGTGAAACGTGCGTTAACGTATGATCCTGATTATATTGTGTTAACTGGTGTGACAGGTGGCCGTTTAGACCATCTGCAATCCGCACTTCACTTATTGTATCGAATGCAATCGGATAATCGGAAAGTAAAGTTTAAAATCCATAATTCAACGAATGATATTCGCGTCATGTTACCTGGGGTCAGACGTGTCAAGAAAGACGAAAAGTACCCCTACACATCGTTTTTTTCATTTGGTCCAGAAGTGACCGGTTTGACGCTCACTGGATTTAAGTACGAGACAGTGAATGAAAAACTTGAAATAGGGATGACTAAATTTACTAGTAACGAAACAGTAGCAGATGTTTGTACTATCTCCTTTCGAACGGGCATATGCTTAATGGTAAGGAGTTCAGATTCCTGA
- the spoVM gene encoding stage V sporulation protein SpoVM, which yields MRVYTFTLPKFVSNIVRKCAVVFQKDDRTKAPVAANAKASKSKRRKKEKTQGA from the coding sequence TTGCGAGTATATACATTTACGTTGCCAAAGTTCGTCAGCAACATCGTAAGAAAGTGTGCGGTTGTGTTTCAAAAGGACGACCGTACGAAGGCGCCTGTTGCAGCCAATGCGAAAGCTAGTAAGTCAAAAAGACGTAAAAAAGAAAAAACACAAGGCGCCTAA
- the rpmB gene encoding 50S ribosomal protein L28 — MAKQCVITGRKARSGNTRSHALNSSKRTWGANLQKVRILVDGKPKRVWVSARALKSGKVQRV, encoded by the coding sequence ATGGCTAAACAATGTGTTATTACTGGACGTAAAGCTCGTTCTGGAAACACTCGTTCACACGCTTTGAACTCAAGCAAACGTACTTGGGGAGCAAACCTTCAAAAAGTTAGAATCTTAGTTGATGGAAAACCTAAGCGCGTTTGGGTATCCGCAAGAGCTCTAAAATCAGGCAAAGTACAACGAGTATAA
- a CDS encoding Asp23/Gls24 family envelope stress response protein has translation MSIELKNEHGTIDMTNDVITQVVGEATIECYGIVGMASQHQIRDGLTEILRKENFARGVIVRKEGDAFHIDLYVIVSYGTKITEVAYQVQSKVQYTVKKMLGLTVSSVNIFVQGVRVTNV, from the coding sequence ATGTCGATTGAATTGAAAAATGAGCATGGTACTATCGATATGACGAATGACGTAATTACTCAAGTAGTAGGAGAAGCTACCATTGAATGCTATGGAATTGTAGGGATGGCTTCACAACACCAAATTCGTGATGGGCTGACAGAAATTCTTCGGAAAGAAAACTTTGCACGTGGTGTAATTGTACGTAAAGAGGGCGATGCCTTTCATATTGATCTATATGTGATTGTCAGTTATGGTACAAAAATCACTGAAGTAGCCTATCAAGTACAATCCAAAGTACAATATACCGTGAAGAAGATGCTAGGTCTCACAGTAAGTTCAGTAAATATTTTTGTTCAGGGAGTTCGGGTGACGAACGTTTAG
- a CDS encoding DAK2 domain-containing protein, whose product MSTINGLQFAKMVEMGSHHLHQNADYVDSLNVFPVPDGDTGTNMNLSMTSGAKETALHAQDHIGLTAQAFSKGLLMGARGNSGVILSQLFRGFSKHIENESQVTVQQFAEALQYGVETAYKAVMKPVEGTILTVAKEAAAAAVAHVEKVDNHTDLMEVIVEEAQASLKRTPDLLPVLKEVGVVDSGGQGLVYVYEGFLACLKGEDLPEKTIMHSIDDLINTEHHRSVQGFMNTEDIVFGYCTEFMVKLESDKLLNTPFDEEKFRQDLSELGDSLLVISDEEVVKVHIHTEEPGDALSYGQKYGALTKMKIENMREQHSEIIDRASTVPEQHKYAIVTVSMGSGIAELLKSIGASAVIEGGQTMNPSTEDIVNAIQQIGAEKVLILPNNKNIIMAAEQAAEVLAIEAMVVPTKSVPEGLAAILAFNPEATVEKNAQAMSEAASSIKTGQVTNAVRDTSIDGVAIRKDDFMGIAEGKITSSEPSLEAVTKKLLSSMITDDDEIVTIIYGEDVSEDDAHEISTYVEQQFDHVDVELYAGKQPLYPYILSVE is encoded by the coding sequence ATGAGTACAATTAATGGATTACAATTTGCGAAGATGGTGGAAATGGGATCACACCATCTTCATCAAAATGCAGATTATGTAGATTCTTTAAATGTTTTCCCGGTGCCGGATGGTGACACGGGAACAAATATGAATTTGTCTATGACGTCGGGTGCGAAAGAAACAGCACTCCATGCGCAAGATCATATCGGATTGACTGCGCAAGCATTTTCTAAAGGATTATTGATGGGTGCGCGTGGCAATTCGGGTGTTATATTGTCTCAGTTGTTCCGTGGATTCAGTAAGCACATTGAGAACGAATCACAAGTAACTGTTCAACAATTTGCGGAAGCGCTTCAGTACGGTGTAGAGACTGCGTATAAAGCTGTAATGAAGCCTGTAGAAGGCACGATTTTAACAGTTGCAAAAGAGGCTGCAGCGGCAGCGGTTGCGCATGTTGAAAAAGTAGATAATCACACCGATTTGATGGAAGTTATTGTCGAGGAAGCTCAAGCTTCTTTAAAAAGAACACCTGATTTATTGCCTGTCTTAAAAGAGGTCGGAGTAGTCGACAGCGGGGGGCAAGGTCTCGTGTATGTCTATGAAGGATTTTTGGCCTGTTTAAAAGGTGAGGATCTTCCAGAAAAGACTATTATGCATTCAATAGATGACTTAATCAATACAGAACACCATCGCAGTGTGCAGGGCTTTATGAATACAGAAGATATTGTATTTGGCTATTGTACGGAATTCATGGTGAAATTAGAGTCGGATAAGCTTCTCAATACACCATTCGATGAAGAGAAATTCCGCCAAGATTTAAGTGAACTCGGGGATTCATTGCTCGTCATCTCAGATGAAGAAGTGGTGAAAGTACATATTCACACGGAAGAACCAGGAGATGCGTTGTCGTACGGTCAGAAATACGGGGCATTGACTAAAATGAAGATCGAAAATATGCGTGAGCAACATAGCGAAATTATAGATCGAGCATCTACTGTCCCTGAGCAACATAAGTATGCAATTGTTACGGTTTCCATGGGATCTGGTATTGCAGAGCTTCTTAAGAGTATTGGGGCTTCAGCAGTCATTGAGGGCGGTCAGACGATGAATCCGTCTACTGAAGATATTGTAAACGCTATACAGCAGATAGGTGCAGAAAAAGTATTGATCTTGCCGAATAATAAAAATATCATTATGGCGGCAGAGCAAGCGGCAGAAGTTTTAGCGATTGAAGCGATGGTTGTGCCAACGAAGTCTGTGCCTGAAGGGTTGGCTGCGATACTTGCATTTAATCCAGAGGCAACTGTTGAAAAAAATGCGCAAGCTATGTCTGAGGCTGCTTCTTCTATAAAAACTGGACAAGTCACGAATGCGGTTAGAGATACGTCAATTGACGGAGTAGCTATTCGTAAAGATGATTTTATGGGAATTGCAGAAGGGAAAATTACGAGTTCTGAACCGTCCTTAGAAGCAGTTACGAAAAAACTATTATCTTCTATGATTACTGATGACGATGAAATCGTAACGATTATCTATGGAGAAGACGTATCAGAAGATGATGCACATGAAATAAGCACGTACGTTGAACAACAGTTTGATCATGTGGATGTAGAATTGTACGCTGGAAAACAACCGCTGTACCCATACATTCTTTCTGTTGAATAA
- the recG gene encoding ATP-dependent DNA helicase RecG — protein sequence MENILSNSVGTVKGVGKTTTEQFEKLGIVTIEDLLYTFPYRHEDFRMRDLTETPHNERVTVEGRVESQPAVFYSGKNRSRMQVRLLVGHHLVKAVFFNQHYLKDRLLPGMLINVSGTWDRGRQAITVNRLHTGEQVDFEPVYSLKGAMHQKTFRRYMRNALDMAASEIQETLPPAMLDEYRLPTIGDALEMIHFPTSLEDVTQARRRFVYEELLFFQLKIQGMKKVRKEQEHGIIIQYDLGLLKQFIASLPFELTNAQKRVVNELCAELKSPLRMNRLLQGDVGSGKTAVAATALYAAVTAGFQGALMAPTEILAEQHAELLADWFEPFSVTVAFLAGSTKAKARRELLERLERGDVDILIGTHALIQPDVQFHKLGFVVTDEQHRFGVEQRRVLRDKGLRPDVLFMTATPIPRTLAITVFGEMDVSILDELPAGRKEIETHWLKEESVLPVLQKMEKELRAGRQAYVICPLIEESDTLDVQNAVEVHAELSNYFAGRFTVGLMHGRLPSAEKEQVMRSFSDGELNILVSTTVVEVGVNVPNATFMLIYDATRFGLAQLHQLRGRVGRGSDQSYCVLLADPKSEEGKMRMQSMTETNDGFILAEKDLELRGAGDIFGKRQSGMPEFKVADLVHDIKALTTARDDAEKLLNSTQFWNGKEYAILRSRLEQSGALADKRID from the coding sequence ATGGAAAATATATTAAGCAATAGTGTTGGAACAGTTAAAGGAGTCGGTAAAACGACGACAGAACAATTTGAAAAGTTAGGAATTGTAACGATAGAAGACTTGCTGTATACATTCCCATACCGTCATGAAGATTTTAGAATGAGAGATTTAACAGAAACCCCGCATAATGAACGTGTCACTGTAGAAGGTCGAGTGGAATCACAACCTGCCGTCTTTTATTCCGGGAAAAACCGCTCTCGTATGCAAGTGCGGTTATTGGTTGGACATCACTTAGTTAAAGCAGTTTTTTTCAATCAACATTATTTGAAAGATCGATTACTACCTGGGATGCTTATTAATGTGTCGGGCACTTGGGATCGGGGACGGCAAGCTATTACAGTAAATCGTTTGCATACTGGAGAACAAGTGGATTTTGAGCCTGTCTATAGCCTAAAAGGTGCGATGCATCAAAAAACATTCAGACGGTATATGCGCAATGCATTAGATATGGCAGCGAGTGAAATCCAGGAGACGCTTCCACCGGCAATGCTTGATGAGTATAGACTACCAACAATAGGCGACGCGCTGGAAATGATTCATTTCCCTACGAGCCTCGAAGACGTTACGCAAGCTAGGCGTCGATTCGTCTATGAAGAATTGCTGTTTTTTCAATTGAAAATTCAAGGTATGAAAAAAGTTCGGAAAGAACAAGAACACGGTATTATCATTCAATATGACTTGGGATTGTTGAAACAGTTTATTGCTTCTCTGCCATTTGAACTCACCAACGCACAAAAAAGAGTAGTAAATGAGTTATGTGCTGAATTAAAATCTCCTCTTCGAATGAATCGATTATTGCAAGGAGATGTTGGATCTGGCAAGACTGCTGTGGCGGCGACGGCGCTATATGCAGCCGTGACGGCAGGTTTTCAAGGAGCGTTAATGGCGCCAACTGAGATTTTGGCTGAGCAACATGCAGAACTTTTGGCAGACTGGTTTGAACCTTTTAGTGTCACCGTTGCGTTTTTGGCGGGTTCCACAAAAGCGAAAGCGCGAAGAGAACTTCTAGAAAGACTGGAGCGAGGAGATGTTGATATTTTAATCGGCACCCATGCGCTCATTCAACCGGATGTTCAATTCCATAAACTCGGGTTTGTTGTGACAGACGAGCAACATCGCTTCGGTGTAGAGCAACGTCGTGTACTTCGTGATAAAGGATTACGTCCAGATGTACTCTTTATGACAGCGACTCCGATTCCGCGAACACTTGCCATTACTGTTTTTGGGGAAATGGATGTGTCTATTCTGGATGAATTGCCAGCAGGAAGAAAAGAAATTGAAACGCATTGGCTAAAAGAGGAATCTGTTCTTCCTGTCTTACAAAAGATGGAGAAAGAATTACGTGCAGGAAGGCAAGCGTATGTGATTTGTCCATTGATCGAAGAGTCGGACACGTTAGACGTCCAAAATGCAGTAGAAGTCCATGCAGAGCTCAGCAATTACTTTGCAGGTCGCTTTACGGTAGGTCTAATGCATGGTCGGTTACCTTCTGCTGAAAAAGAACAAGTGATGCGCTCGTTTAGTGATGGAGAGCTGAATATTTTAGTTTCAACGACAGTTGTTGAAGTAGGAGTCAATGTACCAAATGCTACTTTTATGTTAATTTACGATGCAACGAGATTTGGCTTAGCTCAATTACACCAATTACGGGGCCGGGTAGGTCGAGGGTCTGATCAATCATACTGCGTGTTGCTAGCAGATCCAAAGTCTGAAGAAGGCAAAATGCGTATGCAATCGATGACTGAAACAAACGATGGATTTATTTTAGCTGAAAAAGATTTAGAACTTCGTGGAGCAGGCGATATTTTCGGCAAGCGCCAAAGTGGTATGCCTGAATTTAAAGTAGCGGACTTAGTACATGATATAAAGGCACTAACAACAGCGCGTGATGATGCTGAAAAATTATTGAATTCCACACAATTTTGGAATGGTAAAGAATATGCCATACTGCGAAGTCGACTTGAACAGTCTGGCGCGCTGGCTGATAAAAGGATCGACTAA
- the fapR gene encoding transcription factor FapR, whose amino-acid sequence MKIPKKERQRLLISLLEQDPFLTDEDIAAHFSVSVQTVRLDRLECRIPELRERLKTVASQHMQKTVKSLQTEEIFGEIIEVELDDKALSIFDVTSDHVFKRNGIARGHHLFAQANSLAVAVLDDDLALTVRSTLHFERPVRAGDRVIARAIVRRDTLKNKSTIVDVISKVENETVFSGEFLMYRTTKKGR is encoded by the coding sequence GTGAAAATTCCTAAGAAGGAAAGGCAACGGCTACTGATCAGCTTGCTTGAGCAAGATCCTTTTTTAACGGATGAAGACATTGCCGCTCATTTTTCAGTGAGTGTTCAAACAGTCAGGCTGGACCGATTGGAATGTCGAATTCCTGAACTACGTGAGAGGTTAAAAACGGTAGCTTCCCAACATATGCAAAAAACTGTAAAATCGCTACAAACAGAAGAAATATTTGGCGAAATTATAGAGGTAGAACTTGATGATAAAGCGTTGTCGATATTTGATGTCACAAGTGATCATGTATTTAAGCGCAACGGTATAGCGCGCGGCCATCATTTATTTGCTCAGGCTAATTCTCTAGCTGTTGCAGTTCTAGATGATGATCTAGCCTTGACAGTTCGTTCAACGTTACATTTTGAGAGACCTGTTCGAGCTGGAGATCGTGTAATAGCACGGGCGATTGTGCGGCGGGACACGCTAAAAAATAAAAGTACGATAGTGGATGTCATCTCCAAAGTGGAAAATGAAACCGTGTTTTCTGGAGAGTTTTTGATGTATCGTACGACAAAAAAAGGCAGGTAG
- the plsX gene encoding phosphate acyltransferase PlsX, with protein MIIAVDAMGGDNAPGEIIKGALQSLHAFDDVTIHIFGDEDKMAPYLEKHPRLQVVHCSEVIEPDDEPVRAIRKKKDASMVRMSQALKDGKAEACVSAGNTGALMSAGLFIVGRLEGIQRPALAPTLPTIDGSGFVLLDVGANSDSKPAQLAQFAIMGSVYAEKVRGIENPRVGLLNIGTEEGKGNELTKAAYEELQRAPVHFIGNVESRDLLNGVADVVVTDGFTGNMVLKTIEGTALNVFTMIKDVFMSSLKTKIAAGLVKDDLKGLKKKMDYSEYGGAGLFGLNYPVIKAHGSSNANALFNAVRQARTMVQYRVCETIKETIREEEES; from the coding sequence ATGATTATTGCAGTAGACGCAATGGGTGGAGACAACGCACCTGGTGAAATTATTAAAGGTGCATTACAAAGTTTGCATGCATTTGATGACGTGACAATACATATATTCGGTGATGAAGACAAAATGGCTCCATATTTAGAAAAGCATCCACGCCTGCAAGTTGTACATTGTTCTGAGGTTATTGAACCTGACGACGAACCAGTACGTGCGATCCGTAAAAAGAAAGACGCTTCTATGGTTCGTATGTCTCAAGCTTTAAAAGATGGGAAAGCAGAGGCTTGCGTGTCGGCTGGAAATACGGGCGCTTTAATGTCGGCAGGTCTATTTATCGTCGGCCGTTTGGAAGGTATTCAAAGACCGGCACTCGCTCCTACATTACCGACCATTGATGGTAGCGGCTTCGTCTTGCTAGACGTTGGGGCGAATTCAGACAGTAAGCCGGCACAGTTAGCGCAATTTGCTATTATGGGCAGCGTCTATGCAGAAAAAGTACGTGGTATTGAAAACCCACGTGTTGGTTTGTTGAATATTGGTACCGAAGAAGGTAAAGGAAATGAGTTAACAAAAGCGGCATATGAAGAATTGCAGCGTGCGCCTGTTCATTTTATCGGGAATGTGGAATCACGCGACTTATTAAATGGTGTAGCTGATGTTGTAGTGACAGATGGCTTTACAGGAAATATGGTGCTGAAAACGATTGAAGGAACCGCATTAAATGTATTTACGATGATCAAAGACGTATTTATGTCATCTCTGAAAACAAAAATCGCGGCAGGTCTTGTAAAAGATGATTTAAAAGGTTTGAAGAAGAAGATGGATTACTCGGAGTATGGCGGAGCGGGTTTATTCGGCTTAAACTATCCGGTTATTAAAGCGCATGGCTCTTCAAACGCTAACGCCCTTTTTAATGCGGTGCGGCAAGCAAGAACCATGGTACAATATCGGGTATGCGAAACGATCAAAGAAACGATAAGAGAGGAAGAGGAATCTTGA
- the fabD gene encoding ACP S-malonyltransferase — protein sequence MSKLAFVFPGQGSQAIGMGKEFAMSDDACKQFMQKADKALGFELSQLMLEGPQDELTVTYNAQPALLTVGAMIAARLESEGIVPDYSAGHSLGEYTALVESKVLSFEDAVVAVHKRGLYMNEAVPSGKGAMAAILGMDRDVLESITQNITESGDPVQPANLNCPGQIVISGAKAGVDKACVALKEAGAKRALPLNVSGPFHSVLMEPAAGELEKTLADIEMTDASIPVIANVTADVVTDQQEIKKLLVEQLYSPVRWEESVEKLLELGVTRFVECGPGKVLSGLIRKIDRTATVYPVYDEESLQKLLEEAKEWS from the coding sequence TTGAGTAAACTAGCATTTGTTTTCCCGGGACAAGGCTCGCAAGCTATAGGGATGGGGAAAGAGTTCGCAATGAGTGACGATGCATGTAAACAATTCATGCAAAAAGCAGACAAGGCATTAGGTTTTGAGCTTAGTCAATTGATGCTTGAGGGTCCTCAAGACGAGTTGACTGTAACGTATAACGCACAGCCGGCGCTATTAACAGTTGGTGCTATGATTGCAGCTCGATTGGAGTCGGAAGGAATAGTTCCAGATTATTCAGCAGGACATAGTCTTGGAGAGTACACGGCGCTCGTGGAGTCTAAAGTACTTTCTTTTGAAGATGCGGTCGTTGCCGTTCATAAAAGAGGTCTTTATATGAACGAAGCGGTACCGTCAGGCAAGGGAGCTATGGCTGCTATTTTAGGTATGGATCGGGATGTTCTTGAATCTATCACACAAAATATTACTGAATCTGGAGATCCTGTTCAGCCAGCCAACTTGAATTGCCCGGGACAAATTGTCATATCAGGGGCAAAAGCAGGAGTCGATAAAGCATGTGTGGCACTAAAAGAAGCAGGTGCCAAACGTGCACTTCCTCTAAATGTCAGCGGACCATTTCACTCCGTCTTAATGGAACCGGCTGCCGGCGAATTAGAAAAGACATTAGCTGATATTGAAATGACAGATGCAAGTATACCAGTGATCGCAAACGTGACGGCAGATGTCGTGACAGACCAACAAGAAATTAAAAAATTGCTTGTCGAACAGCTGTACTCTCCTGTACGTTGGGAAGAATCTGTAGAAAAACTTCTAGAACTGGGTGTGACGCGCTTTGTAGAATGTGGACCTGGAAAAGTATTGAGTGGTCTTATTCGTAAAATTGACCGTACAGCTACAGTGTATCCGGTATACGATGAGGAGTCATTACAAAAGTTGCTAGAGGAAGCGAAGGAGTGGTCATGA
- the fabG gene encoding 3-oxoacyl-[acyl-carrier-protein] reductase, which yields MGRFDGKTAVVTGASRGIGRSIALLLASEGAKVVVNYSGSQAKAEEVVQEIQTTGGEAFVFQANVSDADQVKAMMDETVKQFGSIDFLINNAGITRDNLLMRMKEDEWDDVLSINLKGVFLCTKAVTRQMMRQRSGRIVNLTSVVGSVGNAGQANYVAAKAGVLGLTKTTAKELAARNILVNAVAPGFIATDMTDALGEETKKQLLSTIPLGTLGSAEDVAGAVAFLLSDEAKYITGQTIHVNGGMAM from the coding sequence ATGGGAAGATTCGATGGAAAAACAGCAGTAGTAACAGGCGCGTCTAGAGGAATCGGTCGATCTATTGCTCTACTTTTAGCATCTGAAGGAGCGAAAGTAGTCGTAAATTACAGTGGCAGTCAGGCAAAAGCTGAAGAAGTAGTGCAAGAAATTCAAACGACTGGCGGAGAGGCGTTCGTATTTCAGGCAAATGTATCCGACGCTGATCAAGTAAAAGCGATGATGGATGAAACAGTTAAACAATTTGGTTCAATTGATTTTTTAATTAATAATGCAGGAATTACACGGGACAACTTGTTAATGCGTATGAAAGAAGATGAGTGGGATGATGTACTGTCCATTAATCTAAAAGGTGTATTTCTTTGTACAAAAGCAGTTACTCGTCAAATGATGCGACAACGCTCAGGAAGAATCGTTAATTTAACGTCGGTAGTAGGTTCAGTTGGAAATGCGGGACAGGCAAACTACGTTGCAGCAAAAGCAGGTGTTCTTGGGTTGACGAAAACAACAGCGAAGGAATTAGCGGCACGTAATATTTTAGTCAATGCCGTTGCTCCAGGATTTATTGCGACAGATATGACAGATGCACTAGGTGAAGAAACTAAAAAACAATTGCTATCGACTATACCTCTAGGAACTTTAGGCAGTGCAGAGGATGTTGCTGGGGCTGTAGCGTTTCTTCTTTCTGACGAAGCAAAGTATATTACCGGTCAAACTATTCATGTAAACGGCGGAATGGCGATGTAA
- a CDS encoding acyl carrier protein, translating to MSTVLERVTKVVVDRLGVDESEVKPEASFREDLGADSLDVVELVMEFEDEFETEISDDDAEKIATVGDAVTYITEKVGE from the coding sequence TTGTCAACAGTACTTGAGCGTGTAACTAAAGTAGTTGTCGACCGTCTAGGTGTCGATGAAAGCGAAGTAAAACCTGAAGCTTCTTTCCGTGAGGATCTCGGAGCTGATTCACTAGATGTAGTAGAACTTGTTATGGAATTTGAAGATGAGTTCGAAACAGAGATTTCTGATGATGATGCAGAAAAAATTGCAACTGTCGGAGATGCAGTAACATACATTACAGAAAAAGTTGGCGAATAA